One region of Flavobacterium sp. GSB-24 genomic DNA includes:
- a CDS encoding T9SS type A sorting domain-containing protein gives MKKIMKLSLVCAVLLTGMSTYAIDGNEALNLHVLKGNGKVIAFGINQLQKAVISIYDTNGNLIYTENASGKDGILRTFSLEEFPQGKYILEVADTFKKVKYDITVNANSSVLSSKGTTSNN, from the coding sequence ATGAAAAAGATTATGAAATTAAGTTTAGTATGTGCAGTGCTTTTAACTGGAATGAGTACTTATGCAATTGATGGAAATGAAGCTCTAAATCTTCATGTATTAAAAGGAAATGGCAAGGTAATTGCTTTTGGTATTAACCAACTTCAGAAAGCAGTTATTAGTATATATGATACAAACGGTAACTTAATCTATACTGAAAACGCTTCTGGTAAAGATGGTATTTTGAGAACTTTCAGCTTAGAAGAATTTCCACAAGGAAAATACATTTTAGAAGTTGCTGATACTTTCAAAAAAGTAAAATACGATATTACTGTAAATGCAAATAGTTCTGTTTTGTCTTCAAAAGGAACTACTTCAAATAACTAA
- a CDS encoding AraC family transcriptional regulator, with protein sequence MKTIAPALEVITNSYGSSFTYTKHAEKTNSKAHLWHYHPEIELVYINGGAGKRQIGSHVSYYTNGSLLLIGANLPHCGFTNENTGNTNETVIHIKPEFLGSDFFVAPEMKKVQNILNQAKGGIAFGGETKKRIGKKIEMMENEPPFQRLITLLSVLDELESAEDYTILNADGFSLELQTQDNDRINVVFNFVKDHFQESISIDEVSSLVSMTTPSFCRYFKKISNKTFTEFVNEYRLVHASKLLAEQPMSINEVCYESGFNNFSHFSKSFKQYTGKSASQYRHEHKIIIS encoded by the coding sequence ATGAAGACAATTGCCCCAGCTCTTGAAGTGATAACTAACTCATACGGAAGTTCTTTTACCTACACTAAACACGCCGAAAAGACCAATAGCAAAGCTCATTTATGGCATTATCATCCAGAGATTGAGTTGGTTTATATTAATGGCGGGGCTGGAAAAAGACAAATAGGAAGCCATGTTTCTTATTACACCAATGGTAGTTTACTTTTAATAGGAGCCAATTTGCCCCATTGCGGTTTTACAAATGAGAATACAGGTAATACAAATGAAACTGTAATTCATATAAAACCTGAATTTTTAGGAAGTGACTTTTTCGTTGCTCCTGAAATGAAAAAAGTGCAGAATATTTTGAATCAGGCGAAAGGCGGAATCGCTTTTGGCGGTGAAACAAAAAAAAGAATAGGAAAGAAAATTGAAATGATGGAGAATGAACCTCCGTTTCAGCGTTTGATCACGCTTTTGAGTGTGTTGGACGAATTAGAATCGGCTGAGGATTATACCATTTTAAATGCTGACGGATTTTCATTAGAATTGCAGACGCAGGATAACGACCGTATTAATGTGGTTTTTAATTTTGTGAAAGATCATTTTCAGGAATCTATTTCAATAGACGAAGTTTCTAGTTTGGTGAGTATGACTACACCTTCTTTCTGTCGTTATTTTAAAAAGATCTCCAATAAAACATTTACTGAATTTGTGAATGAATATCGTCTGGTTCATGCTTCTAAACTTTTGGCAGAACAGCCAATGAGTATTAACGAAGTTTGCTACGAAAGCGGTTTTAATAATTTCAGTCACTTCAGTAAATCGTTTAAGCAATACACAGGAAAAAGCGCGTCGCAATACCGACACGAGCATAAGATTATAATTAGCTAG
- a CDS encoding alpha/beta hydrolase family protein → MKKFKMLLSAFLLCMTTMTYAAKVDTLQVASTAMGKTYKAAVVLPNSYSKSKAAFPVMYLLHGAYGHFSDWLKNTPNKKLVHNLADQYNMIIVMPEGETFSFYLDSPVNKESQFETFITQEVIQKVDKTYRTISNRNGRVITGLSMGGHGALYLSGRHPDLFCAAGSMSGAVDMSAMLNRDSSAQVVKLMQPVFGDKSGSTELYEQNSVLRMADKLKANKLPLIIDCGVDDFLIEPNRELHRRLVYNKVDHDYTERPGAHTWDYWENSLPYHVLFFNKILLKNQVTAKK, encoded by the coding sequence ATGAAGAAATTTAAAATGCTATTATCTGCATTTTTGCTTTGCATGACCACCATGACATATGCAGCAAAAGTAGATACGTTACAAGTTGCCAGCACAGCTATGGGGAAAACCTATAAAGCTGCGGTCGTTTTACCCAATTCGTATTCGAAAAGCAAAGCCGCTTTTCCGGTTATGTATTTGTTACACGGAGCTTACGGACATTTTAGTGACTGGCTTAAAAACACACCAAATAAAAAATTAGTCCACAATCTGGCAGATCAATACAATATGATTATTGTAATGCCTGAAGGAGAAACGTTTAGCTTTTATTTGGACAGTCCAGTAAATAAAGAAAGTCAGTTTGAGACATTCATTACACAAGAAGTTATTCAAAAAGTAGATAAAACCTACCGAACAATTAGCAATAGAAACGGAAGAGTAATAACTGGTCTTTCTATGGGCGGACACGGCGCTTTGTATTTATCTGGAAGGCATCCTGATTTATTTTGTGCAGCCGGAAGTATGAGCGGAGCGGTAGATATGAGTGCTATGCTTAACAGAGATTCATCTGCTCAAGTAGTCAAATTAATGCAGCCTGTTTTTGGAGATAAAAGCGGTAGTACAGAATTGTATGAACAAAACTCTGTTTTAAGAATGGCTGATAAATTAAAAGCTAACAAATTACCACTAATTATAGATTGTGGTGTAGATGATTTTTTAATTGAACCAAACAGAGAACTTCATAGAAGATTGGTTTACAATAAAGTTGATCATGATTATACAGAGCGCCCAGGAGCACATACTTGGGATTATTGGGAAAACTCATTACCATACCATGTATTATTTTTCAATAAAATATTGCTTAAAAATCAAGTAACTGCAAAAAAATAA
- a CDS encoding TerC family protein, with the protein MIVWTLFLLAVVFILALDLGVFNKTPHIISTKEASKWTLIWVTLSFLFSGVIYWLYTTDYIANPDGLKPAVASMKFITGYLIELSLSVDNIFVIAIIFASFKIPQKYQHRVLFWGILGAIVFRGLMIFFGVMLINKFTWTTYVFGIFLIFTAVKMLFSGEEEDFHPKDSFVYKTLGKIIPITSHMEHEKFFVLTETGKKAATPLFVALIVIEVMDVLFAVDSVPAILAITSDPFLVFSSNIFAILGLRSMYFFLANMLAKFSYLEYSLVAILAFVGLKMLLHDFFHVPEWASLGFIALSLLVGILVSLKFGEEKVLNDSSSEE; encoded by the coding sequence ATGATAGTCTGGACTCTCTTTTTACTTGCTGTAGTTTTTATTCTTGCCTTAGACCTAGGTGTCTTCAACAAAACACCACATATTATTAGTACTAAAGAAGCCAGCAAATGGACCTTAATATGGGTTACTTTATCCTTCCTTTTTTCTGGAGTAATTTATTGGCTGTATACCACAGATTATATTGCCAATCCCGATGGTTTAAAACCTGCAGTAGCTTCTATGAAGTTTATTACTGGTTACCTAATAGAACTTTCATTAAGCGTAGACAACATCTTTGTGATCGCTATAATCTTTGCTTCTTTTAAAATTCCGCAAAAATATCAGCACCGCGTTTTATTCTGGGGAATCCTAGGAGCGATTGTTTTCCGTGGATTAATGATTTTCTTCGGGGTAATGTTAATCAATAAATTTACCTGGACAACTTATGTATTTGGAATCTTCTTGATATTTACTGCTGTAAAAATGCTGTTTTCTGGTGAAGAAGAAGATTTTCACCCAAAAGATTCTTTTGTTTACAAAACATTGGGAAAAATTATTCCGATTACTTCACATATGGAGCATGAGAAATTTTTCGTTTTAACCGAAACAGGCAAAAAAGCCGCTACTCCACTTTTTGTTGCTTTGATTGTAATTGAAGTTATGGATGTTCTTTTTGCTGTAGACAGCGTTCCTGCAATTTTAGCTATTACGTCTGATCCGTTTTTAGTATTCAGTTCAAATATATTTGCGATTTTAGGATTACGTTCTATGTATTTCTTCTTAGCTAACATGCTGGCGAAATTTAGCTATTTAGAATATAGTTTAGTTGCTATTTTAGCATTTGTGGGATTAAAAATGTTATTACATGATTTCTTCCACGTTCCAGAATGGGCTTCTTTAGGATTTATTGCTTTATCGCTTTTAGTTGGTATTTTGGTTTCTTTAAAGTTTGGAGAAGAAAAAGTTTTAAATGATTCGTCAAGTGAAGAATAG
- a CDS encoding glutamine synthetase beta-grasp domain-containing protein — protein MAKIKLEYIWLDGYEPTQNLRSKTKVEEHDNFKGTLEELGNWSFDGSSTRQAEGGSSDCLLVPVAIYPDPTRINGWLVMCEVMYADGTPHPSNGRATIDDDNDDFWFGFEQEYFIMDTKTLLPLGFPVGGYPAPQGMYYCSVGGKNTHGRKLVEEHADLCIAAGINFEGINQEVACGQWEFQLFAKGAKKAGDEIWVARYLLDRLTEKYGYYIEYHPKPLGDTDWNGSGMHANFSNSVLRTCGDQATYERICEAFRPVTAEHIAVYGAYNDQRLTGKHETASIHDFSYGVSDRGCSIRIPLMTVQKGWKGWLEDRRPASNGDPYKIAARIIKTVNSAL, from the coding sequence ATGGCTAAAATTAAGTTAGAGTACATTTGGTTAGATGGATATGAACCAACTCAAAATCTTAGAAGTAAAACTAAAGTTGAAGAGCATGACAACTTCAAAGGAACATTAGAGGAACTTGGAAACTGGTCATTTGATGGATCATCTACAAGACAAGCTGAAGGAGGTTCTTCTGACTGTTTGTTAGTTCCAGTTGCAATTTATCCTGACCCAACTCGTATCAATGGATGGTTGGTAATGTGTGAAGTTATGTATGCTGATGGAACTCCACACCCTTCTAACGGTAGAGCTACAATTGATGATGATAATGATGATTTTTGGTTTGGATTCGAACAAGAGTATTTCATCATGGATACTAAAACTTTATTGCCATTAGGTTTCCCTGTTGGAGGTTATCCTGCTCCACAAGGTATGTACTACTGCTCTGTAGGTGGAAAAAACACTCACGGAAGAAAATTAGTAGAAGAGCATGCTGATTTATGTATCGCTGCTGGAATCAACTTTGAAGGTATTAACCAAGAGGTTGCCTGCGGACAATGGGAATTCCAATTATTCGCTAAAGGTGCTAAAAAAGCTGGAGACGAAATCTGGGTTGCTCGTTACCTATTAGATCGTTTGACTGAAAAATATGGTTACTATATTGAATACCACCCAAAACCTCTAGGAGACACAGACTGGAATGGTTCTGGAATGCACGCTAACTTCTCTAACAGTGTTTTAAGAACATGTGGAGATCAAGCAACTTACGAAAGAATCTGCGAAGCTTTCCGTCCTGTTACTGCTGAGCACATCGCTGTTTACGGAGCTTACAACGACCAACGTTTAACTGGTAAGCACGAAACTGCTTCTATCCACGATTTCTCTTATGGAGTTTCAGACAGAGGATGTTCTATCAGAATTCCTTTGATGACTGTTCAAAAAGGATGGAAAGGATGGTTGGAAGACAGAAGACCAGCTTCAAACGGAGATCCATACAAAATTGCTGCGAGAATTATCAAAACTGTTAACTCAGCGTTATAA